From the genome of Cognaticolwellia beringensis, one region includes:
- the rarD gene encoding EamA family transporter RarD, with protein sequence MPISPTVKQELQGYALMLGSILIFSLLPYYLQFLAPVDGNTLFAFRVLSQIGFGFIFLAMARKFADLKAIFSQPKILLLMCITSPLIALQWWIFFWGPVNGETINIAMGYFLLPITISLTGRFYFKESMSPLLWAAVGAALIGVCVELYTSHSFSWVTLLICLGYPPYFILRRKSRVSTISNFVAENIFIAPVALFLLYIANQQQLPLLPSLDWGVLMILGAGFLGTIAVIFFVSASTRLRFTVFGMLNYGEPILMMLVAILLLNEFISPQQLWSYSFFGIAVLLVISESILRITINRKIAF encoded by the coding sequence ATGCCTATTTCCCCCACTGTTAAGCAAGAACTGCAGGGTTATGCCTTAATGTTGGGTTCTATTCTTATTTTCTCATTACTGCCATACTACTTACAATTTTTAGCCCCTGTGGATGGTAATACCTTATTCGCTTTTCGTGTTTTATCACAAATAGGCTTTGGCTTTATATTTTTAGCTATGGCTCGAAAGTTTGCTGATCTTAAGGCTATTTTCTCACAGCCAAAAATTCTGTTATTGATGTGTATAACATCGCCTTTGATCGCATTGCAGTGGTGGATATTTTTTTGGGGTCCCGTGAATGGCGAAACTATTAATATTGCGATGGGCTATTTTTTATTGCCTATCACTATTAGCTTAACGGGACGTTTTTACTTTAAAGAAAGCATGAGTCCATTATTGTGGGCAGCTGTTGGTGCGGCCTTAATTGGCGTGTGCGTTGAACTATATACAAGCCATTCATTTTCTTGGGTTACCTTACTTATTTGCTTAGGTTATCCCCCTTATTTTATCTTACGCCGAAAAAGCCGAGTATCTACAATCAGTAACTTTGTTGCAGAGAACATTTTTATAGCGCCAGTTGCTTTATTTCTGCTGTATATTGCCAATCAACAGCAATTGCCCTTATTACCTTCATTAGATTGGGGAGTATTAATGATATTAGGCGCAGGATTTTTAGGAACCATTGCCGTGATTTTTTTTGTTTCCGCATCAACCCGTTTAAGATTTACGGTATTTGGCATGTTGAATTATGGCGAGCCCATATTAATGATGCTGGTCGCAATATTGCTATTAAATGAATTTATAAGTCCACAGCAACTGTGGAGCTATTCCTTCTTTGGCATCGCTGTGCTGTTAGTAATTAGCGAGAGCATACTGCGCATAACAATCAATAGGAAAATCGCATTTTAG
- the ygjK gene encoding alpha-glucosidase translates to MNQNVLVKIIAMSLTLLLSLSVLADLKKENINEENTKNLVTDDMAKNTINRKGIPSKHKDYDQNQNQKFNPLFDLGAWHGFLLPDNESAYGAFTGPMIIAQEYSLYIADKLEKLSIVDKNTHKIFNFSKAEKQVYSMPGELIQQYQFDSLMVRFNLRYISNRTALIKTEIINLSPKNISLTLNWQGALLSQWDAKSTVEQALPNWTRTLSSNASGIVINFGKVRKTWDILTSESSQYQITRSIPAISKVEQDRLSYSSDSDIEIAPKSAFNLFTTQSYFHHTDEAIKEQAFITSVLKTPELYFEKSKSRWHSYLAKGLLPENDNKEQTLIAIKAIETLTGNWRSAAGDLLHDSVTPSVTARWFNGAWAWDSWKHAYAMARFNPSTAKDNIRAMFDYQITADDEIRPQDQGMVIDAVFYNKDTPRGGYGGNWNERNSKPPLASWAVWQVYLTTKDVDFIKEMFPKLQRYHQWWYRNRDHNQNGLVEYGATKHRFHNDDNGNISFKVKYVKLPTEDKINLKQCKTEEQYWYHCSGMALYQQVIERADYDDIDIGAQHGAAWESGMDNAARFGFINPEQLSIYAKLHYQGNIEQARKDWQVMFYENRDETGELLGFSINQESVELNTYLAHEKTLLSKMAALLKLSKISSDYKRSATELANRVNQCFFDEESGFYYDRKIVNTDKSLTNTCTGELLTMRGRGPEGWSPLWANIADKDKASRVKDIMLNKKEFNTKVPLGTAALSNPAYDANIYWRGRVWLDQVYFGLIALNNYGYHNDAKSLANKLLQNSEGMKEHKAIRENYNPETGEVQGASNFSWSAAHLLMLYHEFLTNKHVSD, encoded by the coding sequence ATGAATCAAAATGTACTCGTTAAAATAATAGCTATGAGCTTAACGCTTCTCCTTTCACTCTCAGTACTAGCAGATCTGAAAAAAGAAAATATAAATGAAGAAAATACTAAGAACTTAGTAACTGACGACATGGCTAAAAATACAATTAATAGAAAGGGCATACCGAGTAAGCATAAAGATTACGATCAAAATCAGAATCAAAAATTTAACCCTTTATTTGACCTAGGTGCTTGGCATGGCTTCCTATTGCCTGATAATGAAAGTGCTTATGGCGCGTTTACGGGGCCGATGATTATTGCGCAAGAATATAGTTTGTATATTGCCGATAAATTGGAGAAGCTTTCTATTGTTGATAAAAACACCCATAAAATTTTTAACTTTTCTAAAGCAGAGAAACAAGTTTATTCAATGCCAGGAGAGCTAATACAACAATATCAATTTGACTCACTCATGGTGCGATTCAACCTGCGCTACATTAGTAATAGAACAGCATTAATAAAAACGGAAATAATTAATTTATCACCTAAAAATATAAGTCTAACGCTAAATTGGCAAGGTGCATTGTTATCACAGTGGGATGCTAAGTCTACGGTTGAACAAGCCCTGCCCAACTGGACTCGTACTTTATCTAGTAATGCTTCGGGCATTGTCATAAATTTTGGCAAGGTGCGCAAAACTTGGGATATATTAACCAGTGAAAGTTCACAATATCAAATTACCCGTTCAATCCCTGCAATAAGTAAAGTAGAGCAAGACCGCCTTTCGTATTCAAGCGATAGTGATATCGAAATAGCACCTAAAAGCGCCTTCAACCTATTTACAACACAAAGTTATTTTCATCACACCGATGAAGCAATAAAAGAGCAAGCATTTATTACATCGGTATTAAAGACCCCGGAGCTTTACTTCGAAAAATCTAAATCAAGATGGCACTCATACTTGGCAAAGGGGTTATTGCCAGAAAATGATAATAAAGAACAAACGTTAATTGCGATTAAAGCGATTGAAACACTGACAGGAAATTGGCGCAGCGCGGCAGGTGATTTATTGCACGATAGCGTAACACCTTCGGTCACTGCAAGATGGTTTAATGGCGCGTGGGCATGGGATAGTTGGAAACATGCTTATGCTATGGCTCGCTTTAATCCAAGCACAGCAAAAGATAATATTAGGGCAATGTTCGACTATCAAATTACAGCCGATGACGAGATAAGACCTCAAGATCAAGGTATGGTTATTGATGCAGTATTTTACAATAAAGATACGCCTCGAGGTGGTTACGGCGGTAATTGGAATGAGCGTAATAGCAAGCCACCTCTAGCCAGTTGGGCGGTTTGGCAAGTTTATCTAACCACTAAAGATGTAGACTTTATTAAAGAAATGTTCCCTAAACTGCAACGTTATCATCAATGGTGGTATCGAAATCGCGATCATAATCAGAATGGGCTTGTTGAATATGGTGCAACTAAGCATAGATTTCATAATGACGACAATGGAAATATTAGCTTTAAAGTTAAGTATGTAAAGTTACCGACAGAAGACAAAATTAATTTAAAGCAATGTAAAACAGAAGAGCAATACTGGTATCACTGCTCTGGAATGGCATTATACCAACAAGTCATTGAACGAGCCGATTATGATGATATTGATATTGGTGCTCAGCATGGTGCGGCGTGGGAATCAGGTATGGATAATGCAGCCAGATTTGGCTTTATTAATCCTGAGCAGTTAAGTATTTACGCCAAGCTACATTATCAAGGTAATATTGAACAAGCGCGTAAAGATTGGCAAGTGATGTTTTATGAAAATAGAGATGAAACAGGTGAATTATTAGGTTTCTCTATCAACCAAGAGTCAGTTGAATTAAATACTTATTTAGCCCACGAAAAAACACTTTTATCTAAAATGGCTGCTCTACTGAAACTATCAAAAATTTCATCTGATTATAAACGTTCAGCGACAGAACTAGCCAACAGAGTTAATCAATGCTTTTTCGATGAAGAAAGTGGTTTTTATTATGATAGAAAAATTGTCAATACTGACAAAAGCTTAACCAATACCTGTACTGGTGAACTATTGACCATGCGAGGTCGAGGTCCAGAAGGTTGGAGTCCTTTATGGGCAAATATAGCGGATAAAGATAAAGCGTCACGCGTTAAAGACATTATGCTTAATAAAAAGGAGTTTAATACTAAAGTGCCTTTAGGTACCGCTGCTCTGTCCAACCCAGCTTACGATGCCAATATTTATTGGCGTGGACGTGTTTGGCTTGACCAAGTTTATTTCGGTTTAATCGCTTTAAATAATTATGGCTACCATAATGATGCTAAAAGCCTAGCAAACAAGCTACTGCAAAATTCCGAAGGGATGAAAGAACATAAAGCGATCAGAGAAAATTACAATCCTGAGACTGGTGAGGTTCAAGGTGCGAGTAATTTTAGTTGGAGTGCTGCTCATTTGTTGATGCTTTACCATGAATTTTTAACCAATAAACATGTCTCTGATTAA
- a CDS encoding TonB-dependent receptor, translating to MHSKKPKLNYLSMLVMLNLGVMTTVNAAEDKVKDVETITVTGIKSSLIKAMDLKKSSDGIVDAIASEDIGKFPDQNVAESLQRISGVAIDRDGGEGQLISVRGLGPEFNAVLVNGRTMATVSGGRAFSFDTLASELINGAEVHKTQSAKLQDGSIGATVNITTHRPLDIGEFKAVASVKSTFDKLADKNNPTFSGLISNTFDDGKFGVLASLSLSDKESRSDTAQTWGYLLENLNSLDSGDTLNDVYMPQNYDQIVKTEKRERTSGSLVLQYQQSDDLLFTADALFSEYDVSYREDILAHWFESGNIVDATLDENRTVVNLATGNNSATDYLNRLSYRPTTTKAFGVNMDWQVNSDVNVAIDTSYSKAESNGGNGTTDTVAGFFNSYTFDNTQGGATPILGFSENLSKDILGANWASIFGDDIEDEIYESRVDIEWVLDTGVLAKINFGASYSDRTLSTMPTNTDRTVRNGWGGYNVKLPASLFTDFNADGFLSGVPGKPVSNWLIFDSYEYMAFLESDAGYTQLDPEAAAEIKAAMDANGGHTALNVISNSFEVSEKLSAVYLDAYFAGELGEMPWQVVAGVRYVETDTKSAGFGNELLDYTGPDSTGKYVPIVSDELRPISVDGSYNNFLPSINANIEVVEDIFVRTAYSKSITRPTLSELSASTSYSEGKIGSLSASGGNPHLEPYESTNVDLSLEWYFDETSYAAISYYTKDIDNFVDGGISSETVSVPNGDFDITVSRPMNLNSTKIDGMELALQHSFSYLPAPFDGLGIMANMTFVDSESSADTEENPLPLPGLGDSQNLVLFYEKDAVQFRVAYNNRDEFMQVTTNWAGGAPIYVEDYYQVDVSGSYDINETFTVFFEGINVTNEITKKRGLYSNHALYTIETGPRYSIGVRGSF from the coding sequence ATGCACAGTAAAAAGCCAAAGTTAAATTATTTATCTATGCTTGTTATGCTCAATTTGGGTGTCATGACCACAGTAAATGCTGCTGAAGATAAAGTTAAAGACGTAGAAACAATTACCGTTACTGGAATTAAAAGTAGTTTAATTAAAGCGATGGATTTGAAAAAATCATCCGATGGAATTGTTGATGCGATTGCATCAGAAGATATTGGCAAATTTCCTGATCAAAACGTAGCCGAGTCATTACAACGTATTTCTGGCGTTGCGATCGATCGAGATGGTGGTGAAGGTCAACTGATCAGTGTTCGTGGTTTAGGTCCGGAATTTAATGCTGTACTAGTAAATGGTCGTACTATGGCTACAGTCAGCGGTGGTAGAGCATTTAGTTTTGATACGCTTGCGTCTGAACTTATTAATGGCGCTGAAGTTCACAAAACTCAGTCTGCCAAACTTCAAGATGGCAGTATCGGTGCAACGGTTAATATTACAACGCATCGCCCATTAGATATTGGTGAGTTCAAAGCCGTCGCGAGTGTAAAATCAACATTTGATAAATTAGCGGATAAAAATAATCCAACATTCTCTGGCTTAATTAGTAATACCTTTGATGATGGCAAGTTCGGTGTACTAGCTTCTCTCTCATTAAGCGATAAAGAAAGCCGAAGTGATACGGCACAAACTTGGGGCTATTTACTTGAAAATCTGAATTCTTTAGACAGTGGCGATACGCTAAATGACGTTTACATGCCGCAAAATTATGATCAGATTGTAAAAACAGAAAAACGCGAACGCACGAGTGGTAGCTTGGTGCTGCAATATCAACAAAGTGATGACTTATTATTTACTGCCGACGCTTTGTTTTCAGAATATGATGTGAGTTACCGCGAAGATATTCTGGCTCATTGGTTTGAAAGTGGCAATATTGTGGATGCGACATTAGATGAAAACCGCACGGTGGTGAATCTAGCGACCGGTAACAATAGTGCTACAGATTACTTAAACCGATTATCTTACCGTCCTACGACCACTAAAGCATTCGGCGTTAATATGGACTGGCAAGTTAATAGTGACGTAAACGTTGCCATTGATACCAGTTATTCGAAAGCAGAATCAAATGGCGGGAACGGCACGACTGATACGGTTGCTGGTTTTTTTAATAGCTATACCTTTGATAATACACAAGGTGGCGCCACACCTATTTTAGGTTTTAGTGAAAATCTGAGCAAAGATATTTTAGGAGCAAACTGGGCAAGTATATTCGGCGATGACATTGAAGATGAGATTTATGAATCTCGTGTCGATATCGAATGGGTTTTAGATACGGGCGTTTTAGCAAAAATTAATTTTGGTGCGTCTTACTCTGATAGAACATTGTCAACCATGCCTACGAATACCGATAGAACCGTTCGTAATGGTTGGGGTGGTTATAATGTCAAACTACCAGCGAGTTTATTTACTGACTTTAATGCGGATGGCTTTTTATCAGGTGTGCCGGGTAAGCCTGTTTCGAATTGGTTAATTTTCGACTCTTATGAATATATGGCATTTTTGGAAAGCGATGCAGGTTATACCCAGCTAGATCCTGAAGCAGCGGCAGAAATTAAAGCCGCGATGGATGCGAATGGAGGACATACAGCTTTAAATGTTATTTCAAATTCTTTTGAAGTGTCTGAAAAGCTATCTGCGGTTTATCTTGATGCTTACTTCGCTGGTGAATTAGGCGAAATGCCGTGGCAAGTAGTTGCTGGTGTTCGATATGTTGAAACTGATACTAAATCAGCGGGTTTCGGCAATGAGTTACTTGATTATACTGGCCCTGATAGCACTGGTAAGTATGTTCCTATCGTATCTGACGAACTTCGCCCAATTAGTGTCGATGGTAGTTATAACAACTTTCTACCAAGTATTAATGCCAATATAGAGGTCGTTGAAGATATCTTTGTTCGTACCGCTTACTCAAAAAGTATCACACGTCCAACATTAAGTGAATTGTCAGCATCTACTTCATATAGTGAAGGGAAAATTGGCAGCTTATCAGCTTCAGGTGGTAACCCTCATTTAGAGCCATATGAATCAACAAACGTTGACTTAAGCCTAGAGTGGTATTTTGATGAAACCAGTTATGCGGCCATCTCTTATTACACTAAAGACATTGATAACTTTGTTGATGGAGGGATTTCATCGGAAACTGTCAGTGTTCCTAATGGTGATTTTGATATAACTGTTAGTCGCCCAATGAACTTAAATTCAACAAAAATTGATGGTATGGAGTTAGCACTACAGCACAGTTTTAGCTACTTGCCAGCGCCTTTTGATGGCTTAGGTATTATGGCTAACATGACTTTCGTAGATAGTGAATCAAGTGCGGATACGGAAGAAAATCCTTTACCACTTCCAGGTTTAGGTGATTCGCAAAACTTAGTATTATTTTACGAGAAAGATGCCGTTCAATTTCGTGTAGCGTATAACAACCGTGATGAATTCATGCAAGTTACCACCAATTGGGCAGGCGGGGCTCCTATCTATGTTGAAGATTACTATCAAGTGGATGTTAGCGGTAGTTACGACATTAACGAAACCTTTACAGTATTCTTCGAAGGTATCAATGTAACTAATGAAATAACTAAAAAACGCGGCTTATATAGCAATCATGCCTTGTATACCATTGAAACCGGACCTCGATATTCGATTGGAGTGCGTGGTTCTTTCTAG
- a CDS encoding saccharopine dehydrogenase gives MSKVHIWLRAETKPDEKRTALTPEGAKLLIDAGFKVTIESSSQSIFQQNLYQACEVEFATAGSWVNAPKDAIILGLKELPEDTFPLIHQHIYFAHAYKEQSGWKTLLARFKAGGGQLFDLEYLVDEKQRRVAAFGYWAGFSGAALAVLAWANQQQDISPALIDICSYTDQQHLLTELAQTLARCENKPKILVIGAKGRSGSGAVDLAKALSLDVVEWDLAETQKGGPFAEINQHDIFVNCVLINRDLPPFITDELLDCEHRKLSVIVDVSCDPYGSYNPLPIYQQCTTFQTPCLTIREKNRLDLIAIDHLPSLLPKESSEDYCQQLLTHLLTLTDKSQGVWPKALALFNEKSKAI, from the coding sequence ATGAGTAAAGTACATATTTGGCTTCGAGCTGAAACAAAACCAGATGAAAAAAGAACAGCGTTAACACCCGAAGGCGCAAAGTTACTTATCGATGCTGGCTTTAAAGTAACAATAGAGTCCTCGTCACAAAGTATTTTTCAACAAAACTTATATCAAGCGTGTGAAGTAGAGTTTGCGACAGCAGGTAGTTGGGTTAATGCGCCTAAAGACGCTATCATTTTGGGTCTGAAAGAATTACCTGAAGATACTTTTCCGCTTATTCATCAACACATCTATTTCGCCCATGCTTATAAAGAACAATCAGGCTGGAAAACCCTACTCGCGCGCTTCAAAGCCGGAGGAGGCCAATTATTTGATTTAGAGTATTTAGTTGATGAAAAGCAAAGGCGCGTGGCCGCTTTTGGCTATTGGGCTGGTTTTTCTGGCGCAGCATTAGCTGTATTGGCTTGGGCTAATCAGCAACAAGACATCTCACCCGCTTTAATTGATATTTGTTCTTACACAGATCAGCAACACTTATTGACTGAATTAGCGCAAACACTGGCGCGCTGTGAAAACAAACCTAAAATTTTAGTTATCGGGGCAAAAGGCCGCAGTGGCAGTGGTGCAGTGGATTTGGCCAAAGCGCTTTCGCTTGATGTTGTGGAATGGGATTTAGCAGAAACACAAAAAGGCGGGCCTTTTGCAGAAATTAATCAGCACGACATCTTCGTTAATTGTGTATTAATTAATCGCGACTTACCGCCTTTTATTACTGATGAGTTACTTGACTGTGAGCACAGAAAACTATCGGTTATTGTCGATGTTAGTTGTGATCCCTATGGTAGTTATAACCCTTTACCTATTTACCAGCAATGTACAACATTTCAAACGCCTTGTTTAACGATTAGAGAGAAAAACAGATTAGATTTGATCGCGATTGACCATCTACCATCATTATTACCAAAAGAAAGTAGTGAAGACTATTGTCAGCAGTTATTGACTCATTTACTGACCTTAACAGATAAATCTCAGGGGGTGTGGCCAAAAGCGCTTGCACTTTTTAATGAAAAATCAAAAGCAATATAA
- a CDS encoding saccharopine dehydrogenase C-terminal domain-containing protein yields the protein MKNTIHWLGAGLSSAPGIKALANKTTPLIVWNRSLEKAKKTLLNSEIDIRQLDWNVLSDTVKAGDVIVSMLPATKHVEIAELCLKHKAHFVSSSYIAPEMQALDSQAKSAGVCFVNEVGLDPGIDHLLAHLLVDKYRKSAVYAAKNQHFFRSYCGGFPKVANDFKYKFSWSPLGVLKALRSKAQWQEYGQVKTSNAPWEALSRYEAQLNNGNEVFQAYPNRDSLPFLKQYHFGEDWDVQQFVRGTLRLDGWSTAWQPLFDEIAQLSGDKGEQRLQDLSEELETKYGYAEGEADRVVMCVELEIRSADDVIWHQSYHLDSKGDERGQAMARLVSLPVCLAIESVLNNEISQGVTAAPDQAEQINLWLKSLGDAGEKITFKNHLV from the coding sequence ATGAAAAATACTATTCATTGGCTTGGAGCTGGTCTTTCATCAGCGCCAGGTATTAAAGCCTTAGCTAATAAAACCACGCCACTTATTGTCTGGAATCGCAGTTTAGAAAAAGCTAAAAAAACCTTGTTAAATAGTGAAATTGATATCCGTCAATTAGATTGGAATGTTTTATCTGATACCGTTAAAGCAGGTGATGTTATTGTTTCAATGCTACCTGCCACTAAGCATGTTGAGATAGCAGAGCTCTGTTTAAAGCATAAAGCACATTTTGTCTCAAGCAGTTATATTGCACCTGAAATGCAGGCACTAGACAGCCAAGCAAAAAGTGCCGGAGTTTGTTTCGTAAATGAAGTGGGCCTTGACCCAGGTATTGACCACTTACTGGCACATTTATTAGTTGATAAATATCGAAAAAGTGCTGTTTATGCGGCTAAAAATCAACACTTTTTTCGTTCTTACTGTGGTGGCTTTCCAAAAGTCGCTAACGACTTTAAATACAAATTCAGTTGGTCGCCTTTAGGTGTACTAAAAGCATTACGCTCTAAAGCGCAATGGCAAGAATATGGACAAGTCAAAACATCAAATGCACCTTGGGAGGCACTCAGTCGATATGAAGCGCAGTTGAACAATGGCAATGAAGTATTCCAAGCTTATCCGAATCGAGACTCTTTACCCTTTTTGAAACAATATCACTTTGGTGAAGATTGGGATGTTCAACAATTTGTACGAGGGACCCTTCGTCTTGATGGCTGGTCAACTGCTTGGCAGCCTTTGTTTGATGAGATTGCCCAATTATCTGGTGATAAAGGCGAGCAGCGCTTACAAGACTTGAGCGAAGAGCTTGAAACTAAGTATGGTTATGCAGAAGGTGAAGCTGACAGAGTGGTGATGTGTGTTGAGCTAGAAATTCGTTCAGCCGATGACGTTATATGGCATCAAAGCTATCATCTAGATAGTAAAGGAGATGAGCGAGGACAAGCAATGGCTCGATTAGTTTCATTACCGGTATGTCTTGCCATTGAATCTGTACTCAATAACGAAATTTCTCAGGGAGTGACGGCCGCACCAGACCAAGCAGAACAAATTAATTTATGGTTAAAGTCACTTGGTGATGCGGGTGAAAAAATCACTTTTAAAAACCACTTAGTCTAA
- the nhaC gene encoding Na+/H+ antiporter NhaC, producing MKNNNKQPSLLDALFPIAILLLLLALAVYFFGDDSSSGPNQIALILCSGLACLIGLKNGYKRREIEEGIIKGISITLGAILILLAVGSLIGTWLLAGTVPTMIYFGLQFINPQYFYVSCTLLCALVALCIGSSWTVAATIGVALMGVASGLGASAPITAGAIISGAYFGDKLSPLSDTTNLAAAVSGTELFLHIKNMLWSTIPSFVIALVIFFFLGLNSSAQFDNRQVNELLANLTHEFHIAWYLLLPLLVTLFLAMKKMPAFPAIGIGALVGALWAILFQQNLILAYANEGLSVLEANIMVVWQVMFAGVELNSGNASIDRLLSGGGMASMLNTIWLIISAMVFGSIMEKVGLLKRVVESLVSATLKAGGLISTTIVTAFSINCISADQYISIVMTGRMYKDTYTEQGLAPENLSRALEDGGSVTSALVPWNTCGAYMQSVLLVSPLEYAVYCFFNWLSPIIGIICAFAGFKVKKLLVKSKPKPANVLEITAN from the coding sequence ATGAAAAATAATAATAAACAACCTTCACTATTAGATGCACTTTTCCCTATCGCAATATTACTCTTGCTGCTTGCTCTAGCTGTGTATTTTTTCGGCGATGATTCATCTTCTGGCCCGAATCAAATTGCTTTGATTTTATGTTCTGGATTAGCCTGTTTAATTGGCTTGAAAAATGGTTATAAGCGCCGTGAAATAGAAGAAGGCATAATTAAAGGTATTAGCATAACACTAGGGGCAATATTAATATTATTAGCAGTTGGATCACTCATTGGTACTTGGTTATTAGCGGGCACTGTACCCACCATGATTTATTTTGGTTTGCAGTTTATTAATCCACAGTATTTTTATGTTAGTTGCACACTTTTATGCGCACTAGTGGCTTTATGTATTGGTAGTAGCTGGACTGTAGCGGCAACTATTGGTGTCGCTTTAATGGGCGTTGCCAGTGGTTTGGGGGCTTCTGCGCCTATTACGGCTGGTGCTATTATCAGTGGTGCTTATTTTGGTGATAAATTATCGCCTTTATCTGACACCACAAACTTGGCGGCAGCAGTATCGGGCACTGAGCTTTTTTTACATATAAAAAATATGCTTTGGAGCACTATACCAAGCTTCGTCATTGCCTTAGTCATTTTTTTCTTTCTTGGTTTAAACAGCTCCGCGCAATTTGATAATCGTCAGGTGAATGAATTGTTAGCTAACTTAACGCATGAATTTCATATTGCGTGGTATTTATTACTGCCATTATTGGTCACGCTATTTCTAGCGATGAAAAAAATGCCCGCATTTCCTGCTATTGGCATTGGTGCATTAGTCGGCGCTTTGTGGGCGATATTATTTCAACAGAACCTGATACTTGCTTATGCTAACGAAGGACTTTCGGTGCTTGAGGCTAACATCATGGTGGTTTGGCAGGTAATGTTTGCTGGCGTTGAACTTAATAGTGGTAACGCCTCGATAGACCGTTTGCTCAGTGGTGGAGGTATGGCTTCTATGCTCAATACCATTTGGCTGATTATTTCAGCGATGGTATTTGGTTCCATTATGGAGAAAGTCGGCTTATTAAAACGGGTCGTCGAAAGTTTAGTCAGTGCAACGTTAAAAGCAGGCGGCTTGATTTCCACCACGATAGTAACGGCATTTAGCATCAACTGTATTTCAGCTGATCAATACATCTCAATTGTCATGACCGGACGCATGTATAAAGACACTTATACGGAACAGGGTTTAGCCCCTGAAAATCTCTCTCGAGCACTAGAAGATGGCGGCTCGGTGACTTCAGCCCTAGTGCCTTGGAATACGTGTGGCGCTTATATGCAGTCGGTTTTATTAGTCAGTCCATTAGAATATGCGGTTTATTGTTTTTTCAATTGGTTATCACCTATTATTGGAATTATTTGTGCATTCGCTGGCTTTAAAGTGAAAAAGCTATTGGTTAAAAGCAAGCCAAAGCCAGCAAATGTTTTAGAAATAACAGCAAATTAA